In the genome of Arachis stenosperma cultivar V10309 chromosome 2, arast.V10309.gnm1.PFL2, whole genome shotgun sequence, the window CAataaaccatgctattttatgaaattttttatgtttgggtatTAACTTCATGTGCCCTTTTCCAAACTCTAATGGTTTCATATATGTTTTGCTAGCTGTTGACTATGTTTCCAAGTGGGTGGAAGCGATTCCCACCTGTATTGATGATGCTAATGtggttctttcttttgttcggaataatatcatttgtcgctttggatcaccacgagcaatcgtgagtgatCAGGGCTCTCATTTTTGTAACAAGAGAATGACAGGGTTGATGAAGAAGTATGGCATCATCCACAAGGTGGCTACGGCCTACCATCCCCAAACAAACGGCCAAGCCAAAGTCTCTAACCAGGAAATCAAGCGCATATTGGAGAAGATTGTGAAACCTCATAGGAGGGATTGGAGTTCTAAGCTCGGAGATGCGCTATGGGATTACCAGACGGCTTATAAGACACCAATCGGTATGAGTCCGTTCCAGCTAGTCTTTAGGAAGGCTTGCCATCTCCCGATGGAGGTAAAGCACAAGGCTTATTGGGCTGTAAAGGAATGCAACTCAGGATTGCGGGGGCGGAATCAAGAGGAAGATACAGTTGGTAGAATTGAAGTGTCTTCGATtggaagcttatgagaactcaaggCTATACGAAGAGAGGATTAAGGTGGTGCATGATAAGCGTATCAAGAGAAGGGAGTTTAGAGCTGGGGATCTAGTCCTCCTCTATAACTCTAGATTGAGGTTGATGCCAGGAAAGTTAAGATCAATGTGGGAAGGACCCTATAGAGTGGAGAATGCTGAGCCATATGGGGTTTTTCACTTGAGTCACCCTTCAAGCCCCACAATTTTCAAAGTTAATGATCACCGTCTGAAGCTTTATCATGGAGAGAAGATGAAAAGAAACAAAGGGGTTGAAGTGTTCCTTCTTGAGGATGCACCCGAAGGCGAAGAGATTTGAGTTCCTTCTTAaagaaaagtgctaggtgggaaacaccccaccatggtatgatcttcCTTATGTATAATTTCTTGCATGTAGTATCTTATACTCTTTGCTTGATTTTGTGATTGTTTAATTATGGTGAGTTTGTTTAGGTATTCTtgattttgtttgattttgttgAGATGTTCATGAAGATTTCTTTGATCTTGGTTTAGTTGAATTCATATTGTTAAAGAAAACACTTCATTTTTAGTATTGAATGAAACTATGAGTATTTTTGAACTATCTAGCTTGAATGACTGCTAAGATTGTGTTGAAACTGCCTTTCTTTACATTTATGTTTATGAAAAAAGGGCGGTATCCACGCATAAGCGTgcacgacgcgtacgcgtcaattgCACTTCCGCACAACGCCTTCGCATCCCTCTCCGTTTCGCGCATCCACGCGTAAGAATGGGTGACGCGTGATGAGTGAATTCTTAGCCGGTTTAAAAATTATCAAGTAaccaatcgtagtatagtctaaaccgacaaaaaattcatcatcaaacaattctacaatctataatcgagagtattaatcccgagtcgttcttccctaggaatgctacaaggatgcatgttattggttaagtggtcttttgtgGTTTAAAGAGTGTGGCTTAAAAAAATGCTAATAAAGGagaacaacaatcaatcaatattaaaagccttggccaaggttgaacattggaagttccatcactatagcttccttcaattgtgataacaatgGAGTGTtgtttcacttagttaacccctaatcatagaggaaagtcaagtaaaagtaactaacttgagtcacaagtcctagtcttaccctagggaagtctagcattagtgcactctaagtcaattagcaattctcaattcttaatcaacaattgacatccattattcaagtgtctccaatgactcaaccactaggccaagtgaggggatgctactccatatctaaggttggcattttctcaagcatttggagag includes:
- the LOC130962939 gene encoding uncharacterized protein LOC130962939 translates to MTGLMKKYGIIHKVATAYHPQTNGQAKVSNQEIKRILEKIVKPHRRDWSSKLGDALWDYQTAYKTPIGMSPFQLVFRKACHLPMEDCGGGIKRKIQLVELKCLRLEAYENSRLYEERIKVVHDKRIKRREFRAGDLVLLYNSRLRLMPGKLRSMWEGPYRVENAEPYGVFHLSHPSSPTIFKVNDHRLKLYHGEKMKRNKGVEVFLLEDAPEGEEI